One stretch of Thalassovita sp. DNA includes these proteins:
- a CDS encoding pyridoxamine 5'-phosphate oxidase family protein: MKWVEDVAELEAVYGEARGASISKVAKRLTPEYRRWIETSRFCVVSTVGPEGADGSPRGDEGPVVVELDERTLALPDWRGNNRIDTLRNIVRDPRIALMFMVPGSTNAVRVNGQARVTFDEGLCARFEKQGKQPRSVTVIRIDEIYVQCARAIMRSKLWSGEDESGDLPSIGEILSAMTDGDIDGDAYDREWPDRAAQSMW, translated from the coding sequence ATGAAATGGGTTGAGGATGTTGCTGAGCTGGAAGCCGTTTATGGTGAGGCGCGCGGCGCCTCAATCTCCAAGGTCGCAAAACGGCTGACACCGGAATACCGCCGCTGGATCGAAACCTCGCGTTTCTGCGTGGTTTCCACGGTGGGGCCAGAGGGCGCCGATGGCAGCCCGCGTGGCGATGAGGGTCCGGTGGTCGTGGAACTGGATGAACGCACGCTGGCGCTGCCCGACTGGCGGGGCAACAACCGGATCGACACATTGCGCAACATCGTGCGCGACCCGCGGATCGCGCTGATGTTCATGGTGCCGGGATCGACCAATGCGGTGCGGGTCAACGGCCAGGCGCGGGTGACCTTTGACGAAGGGCTGTGCGCCCGGTTTGAAAAACAGGGCAAGCAGCCGCGCAGCGTCACGGTGATCCGTATTGACGAGATCTATGTGCAATGCGCCCGCGCGATCATGCGGTCCAAACTGTGGTCGGGTGAGGACGAAAGCGGCGATCTGCCCTCTATCGGTGAGATCCTCAGCGCAATGACCGATGGCGACATCGACGGCGACGCCTATGACCGCGAATGGCCCGACCGCGCCGCCCAGTCGATGTGGTAA
- a CDS encoding PepSY domain-containing protein gives MTDATLSSAPSETVSGGALYRLVWKWHFLASLYVLPFMAMLAITGGIYLYKPQIEGWLYADQMYVAVGDNPLPIEDQLTALQGGPGVKRLRGITHFDDPSRSTFVEFNTSDNIRSYAWIDPYTGTLLGHVARDETLMRMLKKFHGELLLGKFGTKFVELSAHWAIVMFVTGAYLWWPRGRRSLAKAVQPPRGTPKTRGRSWWRETHLFTGMLATVLVVPILVTGLPWTDVWGGGLSYVQKQTGQSSGSLRFSRKVPGSTTSEGETLAYAEVFAIAEAEGLVAPYEMRPPKNESAAFWLRSASRDRAEQTELIIDQYSGAVLKRHEFGDNPVVARAVSWGISFHQGEMYGWLNLAQNTLAAVLAFVLSLSGFVAWWKRRPAGRLGVPAAPEASLGWGMIALVVVLSALLPLMGASLILALILDRLLLRRLGWFQNA, from the coding sequence ATGACCGACGCAACCCTGTCGTCGGCGCCCTCCGAGACTGTCTCGGGCGGTGCGCTTTATCGTCTTGTGTGGAAGTGGCACTTCCTCGCTTCTCTTTATGTTTTGCCCTTCATGGCCATGCTGGCCATCACTGGCGGCATTTACCTCTACAAGCCGCAGATCGAAGGTTGGCTGTATGCAGATCAGATGTATGTGGCTGTGGGCGACAACCCCCTGCCGATTGAGGATCAGCTGACCGCATTGCAGGGGGGCCCCGGCGTGAAACGGCTGCGCGGCATCACCCACTTTGATGATCCCAGCCGCTCCACCTTTGTGGAGTTCAACACCAGCGACAACATCCGCAGCTATGCCTGGATCGATCCCTATACCGGGACGCTCTTGGGGCATGTGGCCCGGGATGAGACCCTGATGCGGATGCTGAAAAAGTTCCACGGTGAACTGCTGTTGGGAAAATTCGGCACCAAGTTTGTCGAGCTTTCTGCCCATTGGGCCATCGTGATGTTTGTCACCGGTGCCTACCTGTGGTGGCCGCGTGGCAGGCGGTCCCTGGCAAAGGCGGTGCAGCCGCCGCGCGGTACCCCGAAAACCCGGGGACGCAGCTGGTGGCGCGAGACCCATCTGTTCACCGGCATGCTGGCCACCGTTCTGGTGGTGCCGATCCTGGTGACCGGTCTGCCCTGGACCGATGTCTGGGGCGGTGGCCTCAGCTATGTGCAGAAACAGACCGGACAAAGCAGCGGCAGCCTGCGGTTTTCCCGCAAAGTGCCCGGGTCCACCACCAGTGAGGGGGAGACCCTGGCCTATGCAGAGGTCTTTGCCATCGCAGAGGCGGAAGGGTTGGTGGCCCCCTATGAGATGCGGCCGCCGAAAAACGAAAGCGCGGCGTTTTGGCTGCGCTCCGCCAGCCGGGACCGGGCTGAGCAGACTGAGCTGATCATCGATCAATACAGCGGCGCGGTGCTGAAACGGCATGAGTTCGGTGACAACCCCGTGGTGGCGCGGGCGGTCAGCTGGGGCATCTCCTTCCATCAGGGGGAGATGTATGGCTGGCTGAACCTGGCGCAGAACACGCTGGCAGCAGTGCTGGCCTTTGTGCTGTCGCTCAGCGGTTTTGTGGCGTGGTGGAAACGGCGCCCTGCCGGGCGGCTTGGGGTGCCTGCGGCGCCTGAGGCTTCGCTGGGCTGGGGGATGATTGCACTGGTTGTGGTGCTGTCAGCCCTGCTGCCACTGATGGGGGCCAGCCTGATCCTGGCTCTGATCCTGGACCGGCTGCTGCTGCGCCGCTTGGGTTGGTTCCAAAACGCCTGA
- a CDS encoding NAD-dependent epimerase/dehydratase family protein, whose product MVSELAGKRVLVAGGAGFVGSHLVDALIALGATPVILDNFHTGDAAFLSHLDQPEIIEHDITRPLPAGIGPVDLVYNLACPAAPKHYQADPLRTWRTSVYGTDNLAEFARAQGARMVQASTSEVYGDPLVSPQSESYTGNVSMHGIRACYDEGKRAAETLLMDMIRSYDMDIRIARIFNTYGPRMALNDGRVVPNFVRQALEGKPLTVYGHGQQTRCFCYVADTVDGLLRLGANDGLQGLVVNIGSDVEQTVYSLAEAVAALVGVPLQTQDCEMPQDDPQVRRPDLTRARDRLGWSPSTPLDSGLQQVIRYFQDDHRVKRALSV is encoded by the coding sequence ATGGTATCGGAACTTGCAGGCAAACGCGTATTGGTCGCCGGGGGCGCCGGGTTTGTCGGCTCCCATCTGGTGGACGCGCTGATCGCACTTGGCGCAACCCCGGTCATTCTGGACAATTTCCACACCGGTGATGCCGCCTTTCTAAGCCATCTGGATCAGCCCGAGATCATCGAACATGACATCACCCGGCCTTTGCCTGCCGGCATTGGACCCGTGGATCTGGTCTATAACCTCGCCTGCCCTGCGGCGCCGAAACACTATCAGGCCGATCCCCTGCGCACCTGGCGCACCTCGGTCTATGGCACGGACAATCTGGCTGAATTTGCCCGCGCCCAAGGCGCACGGATGGTCCAGGCCTCCACCAGTGAGGTCTATGGCGATCCGCTGGTGTCGCCACAAAGCGAAAGCTACACCGGCAATGTCTCGATGCATGGCATCCGCGCCTGTTACGATGAGGGCAAACGAGCCGCTGAAACGCTGCTGATGGATATGATCCGCAGCTATGACATGGACATCCGCATCGCCCGGATCTTCAACACCTATGGGCCGCGCATGGCGCTGAACGATGGCCGGGTGGTGCCCAACTTCGTGCGTCAGGCACTGGAGGGCAAACCGCTGACCGTCTATGGCCACGGCCAGCAGACCCGCTGTTTCTGCTATGTGGCGGATACGGTGGATGGGTTGCTGCGGCTGGGCGCCAATGACGGGCTGCAGGGGCTGGTGGTTAATATCGGCAGTGATGTTGAACAAACGGTCTATAGCCTGGCCGAAGCTGTGGCCGCGCTGGTCGGCGTGCCTTTGCAGACGCAGGACTGCGAAATGCCGCAGGATGACCCACAGGTGCGCCGCCCTGATCTGACCCGTGCGCGGGACCGTCTGGGCTGGTCGCCCAGCACCCCGCTGGACAGTGGGTTGCAACAGGTGATCCGCTATTTCCAGGACGATCACCGGGTGAAACGGGCGCTGTCCGTCTAA
- the lpdA gene encoding dihydrolipoyl dehydrogenase, with product MAQYDVIVIGAGPGGYVAAIRAAQLGLKTACVEGRETLGGTCLNVGCIPSKALLHASHQLHEAEHNFAKMGLKGKSPSVDWDQMKAYKGEVVEGNTKGIEFLFKKNKVDWLKGWGSIPEAGKVKVGDEVHEAKNIIVASGSEPSSIPGVEIDENLVVSSTGALDLPKIPKKMVVIGAGVIGLELGSVYQRLGTEVTVVEYLDKITPGMDGDIQKNFQRMLKKQGLKFVMSAAVQKVETTKTKAKVTYKLLKKDTEETLDADVVLVATGRKPFTDGLGLEALGVEMSPRGQIKTNAHWETNVKGIYAIGDAIDGPMLAHKAEDEGMAAAECIAGKHGHVNYDVIPGVIYTTPEVASVGKTEEQLKEEGRAYKVGKFPFMGNARAKAVHQGEGFVKLLADAETDRILGCHIIGPAAGDLIHEICVGMEFGASAEDIALTCHAHPTFSEAVREAALACGDGAIHA from the coding sequence ATGGCACAATATGACGTCATCGTAATCGGCGCCGGCCCCGGTGGCTATGTCGCAGCGATCCGCGCCGCCCAGCTGGGCCTGAAAACCGCCTGTGTAGAAGGCCGCGAAACGCTTGGCGGTACCTGCCTCAACGTGGGCTGCATCCCCTCCAAGGCGCTGCTGCACGCCAGCCACCAGCTGCACGAGGCCGAGCACAACTTTGCCAAAATGGGCCTGAAGGGCAAATCCCCGTCGGTCGATTGGGACCAGATGAAGGCCTACAAAGGTGAGGTTGTCGAAGGCAACACCAAGGGCATCGAGTTCCTGTTCAAAAAGAACAAGGTCGACTGGCTGAAAGGCTGGGGATCGATCCCTGAGGCCGGCAAGGTCAAAGTGGGTGATGAGGTCCATGAGGCCAAAAACATCATCGTCGCCTCGGGTTCCGAACCTTCCTCGATCCCCGGTGTTGAGATTGATGAGAACCTGGTTGTGTCCTCCACCGGCGCGCTGGATCTGCCGAAGATCCCCAAGAAGATGGTTGTCATCGGCGCCGGTGTGATCGGTCTGGAACTGGGCTCGGTCTATCAGCGACTGGGCACTGAGGTGACCGTTGTTGAATACCTCGACAAAATCACCCCCGGCATGGACGGCGACATCCAGAAAAACTTCCAGCGGATGCTGAAAAAGCAGGGGCTGAAGTTTGTGATGAGCGCTGCGGTTCAGAAGGTGGAAACCACCAAGACCAAAGCCAAGGTCACCTATAAGCTGCTGAAGAAAGACACCGAAGAGACGCTGGACGCCGATGTGGTGCTGGTGGCAACCGGCCGCAAACCCTTCACCGATGGTCTGGGTCTGGAAGCACTGGGTGTGGAAATGTCCCCGCGCGGTCAGATCAAGACCAATGCGCATTGGGAAACCAACGTCAAAGGCATCTACGCGATCGGCGACGCCATCGATGGCCCGATGCTGGCCCACAAAGCCGAAGACGAAGGCATGGCAGCCGCCGAATGCATCGCCGGCAAACATGGTCACGTGAACTACGACGTGATCCCCGGTGTGATCTACACCACGCCCGAAGTTGCCAGCGTTGGCAAAACCGAGGAGCAGCTGAAAGAAGAAGGCCGCGCCTATAAGGTTGGCAAGTTCCCCTTCATGGGCAACGCCCGCGCCAAAGCGGTGCACCAGGGTGAAGGCTTTGTGAAACTGCTGGCCGATGCGGAAACTGACCGCATCCTCGGCTGCCACATCATCGGCCCGGCCGCAGGTGACCTGATCCATGAGATCTGCGTCGGCATGGAATTCGGCGCCTCTGCCGAAGACATCGCCCTGACCTGCCACGCCCACCCGACCTTCTCGGAAGCCGTGCGCGAAGCCGCCCTCGCCTGCGGCGACGGCGCCATCCACGCCTAA
- a CDS encoding glycosyltransferase family 2 protein, protein MAVTLTLTSCMRNEGIFVLEWIAYHQTLGFDEVVIVTNDCTDHSDQLLDLLAQHGEVSHIRQTLTAGDNPQDKGMDHALAHLRRNTTTWCLHIDSDEFLLIEAGDGKLPALLQNVQDADCVPIIWRTFGDSGRTHWAAGDNVVQAFTRAEPAPEPGQSKSKCLFRVASFKAATDHNPRQPTMADPKVVNADGTPLSNASLHQRKSSRFRPHDLACAAKTARINHYAVKSQDLFLMKNDRGDGQGKVGERKYHLGSAWHRKANRNDVEDRAILRHLPSLEANLARLRALPGVAEAEQKCRDWFETRRNAILTESQRRLWSTEHAK, encoded by the coding sequence ATGGCTGTAACATTGACCCTCACCTCTTGCATGCGCAATGAGGGGATCTTTGTGCTGGAATGGATCGCCTATCATCAGACCCTTGGGTTTGATGAGGTGGTGATCGTGACCAATGATTGCACCGATCACTCCGACCAGTTGCTGGACCTGCTGGCCCAGCACGGCGAGGTGAGCCATATCCGCCAGACGCTGACCGCCGGGGACAACCCGCAGGATAAGGGCATGGATCATGCCCTGGCCCATCTGCGCCGGAACACCACCACCTGGTGCCTGCACATCGACAGTGATGAGTTTCTGTTGATTGAGGCCGGCGATGGCAAGCTGCCGGCACTGCTGCAGAACGTGCAGGATGCCGATTGCGTGCCGATCATCTGGCGCACCTTTGGCGACAGCGGGCGGACCCATTGGGCCGCCGGAGACAATGTGGTTCAGGCCTTCACCCGCGCGGAACCCGCGCCGGAGCCAGGTCAGAGCAAGTCCAAATGCCTGTTCCGTGTCGCCAGCTTCAAGGCCGCCACCGACCACAACCCGCGCCAGCCCACCATGGCGGATCCCAAAGTGGTCAATGCCGACGGCACGCCTCTGTCAAACGCCTCGCTGCACCAGCGCAAATCCTCGCGCTTCCGCCCCCATGATCTGGCCTGCGCCGCCAAAACCGCGCGGATCAATCACTATGCCGTAAAATCGCAGGACCTGTTCCTGATGAAAAACGACCGGGGCGATGGTCAGGGGAAGGTGGGCGAGCGCAAGTACCACCTCGGCTCGGCCTGGCATCGCAAGGCCAATCGCAACGATGTCGAAGACCGCGCCATCCTGCGCCATCTGCCCTCACTTGAGGCCAATCTGGCCCGTCTGCGCGCCCTGCCCGGCGTCGCTGAGGCGGAACAGAAATGCCGGGACTGGTTCGAAACCCGCCGCAACGCTATCCTCACCGAAAGCCAGCGCAGACTATGGTCAACGGAGCATGCAAAATGA